A genomic stretch from Methylorubrum extorquens includes:
- a CDS encoding putative hybrid histidine kinase (Evidence 3 : Putative function from multiple computational evidences; Product type e : enzyme) has translation MSDAPPASCRILYIDDDPGLGRLVQRSLQARGHHVELAASGTDGLARAQAGEIDLIALDHHMPDRTGLELLPLLRALPDAPPVIYVTGSEDSRVAVAALKAGAVDYVWKDVQGQFRELLGEAVDTALRQETLRRDKERAEAAVREARDRAELLLREVNHRVANSLTLVAALARMQTNAVTDPAAKDALEEMQARISAIAGIHRRLYTSEDVEAVELDAYLTGLVEELQLAMKASGRDHAIRLRAEPIRLATDKAVSLGVVVTELVTNAYKYAYPAETQGEIRVQVMRESPDTLSLAVEDDGIGWTGEGEAKGTGLGSRIIRAMASNLRSVLTYVPGASGTRAVLSFQA, from the coding sequence ATGAGCGACGCGCCCCCCGCCTCCTGCCGCATCCTCTATATCGACGACGATCCCGGGCTTGGGCGCCTCGTTCAGCGCTCGCTCCAGGCACGGGGGCACCATGTCGAGCTGGCGGCGAGCGGCACGGACGGGCTGGCGCGGGCGCAGGCGGGCGAGATCGACCTCATCGCCCTCGACCATCACATGCCGGACCGGACCGGGCTCGAATTGCTGCCGCTGCTCCGGGCCCTGCCGGACGCGCCGCCGGTGATCTACGTGACCGGCTCCGAGGACAGCCGGGTTGCGGTGGCGGCCCTCAAAGCGGGCGCGGTCGATTACGTCTGGAAGGACGTGCAGGGCCAGTTCCGGGAACTGCTCGGCGAGGCGGTCGATACCGCCCTGCGCCAGGAGACGCTGCGGCGCGACAAGGAGCGGGCGGAAGCCGCCGTCCGCGAGGCGCGCGACCGGGCGGAATTGCTGCTGCGCGAGGTGAACCATCGCGTCGCCAATTCCCTGACCCTCGTCGCGGCGCTCGCCCGAATGCAGACCAACGCCGTGACGGACCCGGCGGCCAAGGACGCGCTGGAAGAGATGCAGGCCCGCATCTCGGCCATCGCGGGCATCCACCGCCGGCTCTACACGTCGGAGGATGTCGAGGCCGTGGAGCTCGATGCCTACCTGACCGGGCTCGTCGAGGAGTTGCAGCTCGCGATGAAGGCGTCCGGGCGCGACCATGCCATCCGCCTGCGCGCGGAGCCGATCCGGCTGGCCACCGACAAGGCGGTGTCGCTCGGCGTCGTGGTCACCGAACTCGTCACCAACGCCTATAAGTATGCCTATCCCGCCGAGACACAGGGCGAGATCCGCGTCCAGGTGATGCGCGAGAGCCCCGACACGCTCTCGCTTGCCGTGGAGGATGACGGGATCGGCTGGACAGGAGAGGGGGAGGCGAAGGGCACCGGCCTCGGTTCGCGCATCATCCGGGCCATGGCTTCCAACCTGCGCTCGGTGCTGACCTACGTTCCCGGCGCGAGCGGAACCCGCGCGGTCTTGTCGTTTCAAGCCTGA
- a CDS encoding protein of unknown function (Evidence 5 : Unknown function), which yields MSVLDVLPLLAFLAPMPPIRPEPPSPPRMPDWFPAFIMGMTVFIMVAPMVAIWGFHRSERSFRSTCEAAGGQVVHASPADDAVRCRRF from the coding sequence ATGAGCGTTTTGGACGTGCTCCCGCTCCTGGCCTTTCTAGCACCGATGCCGCCGATCCGGCCGGAGCCACCATCACCTCCGCGGATGCCGGACTGGTTTCCCGCCTTCATCATGGGCATGACCGTGTTCATCATGGTCGCGCCGATGGTCGCCATCTGGGGCTTCCATCGCTCCGAGCGTTCGTTCCGCTCGACCTGCGAGGCGGCGGGTGGACAGGTCGTGCACGCCTCGCCGGCCGACGACGCGGTTCGCTGCCGCCGATTCTGA
- a CDS encoding conserved protein of unknown function; putative Cytochrome c domain; putative exported protein (Evidence 4 : Unknown function but conserved in other organisms), producing MGRPLRVIVISAAAIGTVLVAGFLARFSYAPMPEAGDLLNPERSPIETAFDVLGRRIARDEAERLKATPEGRNALSPGSGAVAIDDALVRRGREAFYRETFGNEVFLSDVMGMLDGGLTPFEVARAILMLGGAGTTNLKVRMARDVTVGDRVWKTGELVPTGLDVPRGSPFILGIRTFYDRGHLRMGITCALCHTAVDPQSGKVVEGAPNTDLNAGLLMALASNATAYFMHGSADPSAHPGDPARSVTIEDGAKSALPDPARFEAAAKVEVASWPAGSFDSSADRETNPTSIPSSFSAYGEPYSWSGRAGIGPFKGLSALNNNVHAANSDTTQQTTAAKTLFGLDPQVYLGTVLQGAAVASLRYDPASGKRPTDVLEAADPTPGAPGLNSYAVLPSFPATNYMTDNGLLASVPGEPANYANNAMSAFQNLLRAPEPSLDAEQVKSGRAVFERAGCAGCHTGPALTNHRVIPVDEIGTQPSRAHSTVRMEARLASPTIFATDTPFPLPPDPKLVPIPLGGNALKQVQLAWAHAGTGGGYKVPNLVGLAWSAPYLHDSGVAVGADGDAQLGVPGTLDAGIPPNPANSLRALVDRNLRAKVVSANKASAKARTARVTGEGHAYWADTEAGVSGEEQADLVAYLLSVNRLTEPVPVP from the coding sequence ATGGGTCGGCCACTTCGGGTAATCGTGATTTCCGCGGCCGCCATCGGCACCGTTCTCGTCGCCGGCTTCCTGGCCCGCTTCAGTTACGCGCCGATGCCGGAGGCAGGCGACCTTCTCAATCCCGAACGCTCTCCGATCGAGACCGCTTTCGACGTCCTCGGCCGCCGCATCGCACGGGACGAGGCGGAGCGGCTGAAAGCCACACCGGAGGGACGCAACGCCCTGTCGCCGGGGAGCGGCGCCGTGGCGATCGACGACGCGCTGGTGAGGCGGGGTCGCGAGGCGTTCTATCGCGAGACGTTCGGCAACGAGGTGTTTCTCTCCGACGTGATGGGCATGCTCGACGGGGGGCTGACGCCCTTTGAGGTGGCGCGCGCCATCCTCATGCTCGGCGGTGCCGGCACTACCAACCTGAAGGTCCGCATGGCCCGCGACGTCACCGTGGGCGATCGGGTCTGGAAGACGGGCGAATTGGTCCCGACGGGCCTCGACGTGCCGCGCGGCTCCCCCTTCATCCTCGGCATCCGTACCTTCTACGACCGCGGACATCTGCGCATGGGCATCACCTGCGCGCTCTGTCACACGGCGGTCGATCCGCAATCGGGCAAGGTGGTGGAGGGCGCGCCCAACACCGATCTCAATGCCGGTCTGCTGATGGCGCTCGCCAGCAACGCGACCGCCTACTTCATGCATGGCAGCGCCGACCCGTCCGCCCATCCGGGTGATCCGGCCCGCAGCGTCACAATCGAGGACGGTGCGAAGAGCGCCCTCCCCGATCCCGCCCGGTTCGAGGCCGCGGCCAAGGTAGAGGTCGCGAGCTGGCCCGCTGGCAGCTTTGATTCTTCCGCCGACCGCGAGACCAATCCGACCTCGATTCCGTCGAGTTTCTCGGCCTACGGCGAGCCCTATAGCTGGAGCGGGCGTGCCGGGATCGGCCCGTTCAAAGGGCTGTCGGCGCTGAACAACAACGTCCACGCGGCCAATTCCGACACGACCCAGCAGACGACAGCCGCCAAGACGCTGTTCGGGCTCGATCCGCAGGTCTATCTCGGCACGGTTCTGCAGGGCGCAGCGGTCGCATCCCTGCGCTACGATCCGGCATCGGGTAAGCGCCCGACGGATGTGCTGGAGGCGGCCGATCCGACGCCGGGGGCGCCGGGCCTCAATAGCTACGCCGTGCTGCCGTCGTTCCCCGCTACCAACTACATGACCGACAATGGCCTGCTGGCCTCGGTCCCCGGGGAGCCGGCCAACTACGCCAACAACGCCATGTCGGCTTTCCAGAACCTGTTGCGCGCGCCCGAGCCTTCCCTCGATGCCGAGCAGGTGAAGAGCGGCCGGGCGGTGTTCGAGCGCGCTGGCTGCGCCGGTTGCCATACCGGGCCGGCGCTCACCAATCATCGGGTTATCCCCGTGGACGAGATCGGCACGCAGCCGAGCCGCGCGCACTCGACCGTCCGGATGGAAGCGCGCCTCGCCTCGCCGACGATCTTTGCCACCGACACGCCCTTCCCGCTTCCGCCCGATCCCAAACTCGTGCCGATCCCCCTAGGGGGCAATGCGCTCAAGCAGGTGCAGCTTGCCTGGGCCCATGCCGGCACCGGGGGCGGCTACAAGGTGCCGAACCTCGTCGGTCTGGCCTGGAGCGCACCTTATCTCCACGATTCCGGCGTCGCGGTCGGTGCCGACGGTGACGCGCAGCTCGGCGTTCCAGGCACGCTCGATGCGGGCATCCCGCCCAATCCGGCCAACAGCTTGCGGGCGCTGGTCGATCGCAACCTCCGCGCAAAGGTCGTTTCGGCGAACAAGGCCTCAGCGAAGGCACGCACTGCGCGCGTCACGGGCGAGGGGCACGCCTACTGGGCCGATACTGAGGCCGGAGTTTCAGGCGAGGAGCAGGCGGATCTCGTCGCCTATCTTCTCTCGGTCAACCGGTTGACCGAACCTGTGCCGGTGCCATGA
- a CDS encoding protein of unknown function (Evidence 5 : Unknown function) translates to MAASSGRALGHPGRAADGGERHAVGADIGGAVAENLRELLPGTPDPALHRADAAVHDGRRLLVAEVLDRHEDQRLPHRQGKLGERGLRIHQIDMARLLGCRGEPLGIIAVAVGDLAHLLAVARVEGVAHDREQPRAEVGADGETRTAAPRPQERILHEVVGGRRVLRQRHGEVVEARRHLDDGGPERFLVLPFLGDEDGLQPGQQGVEATGFDTRIPRHLRIGIGEKRSEALLDSSRERRHLVIGVQGEVVEGRLWHQVLWLVTDARVGSCPNAGLVSRFAVPCANIDYQGSKERIGVQTNRQAVQIQRRSRSSPCESRPHVLFFQSRRTSGGDHG, encoded by the coding sequence GTGGCCGCTTCGTCGGGCCGCGCTTTAGGCCATCCAGGTCGAGCCGCTGACGGCGGAGAGCGTCATGCTGTCGGAGCCGACATCGGCGGCGCTGTAGCCGAGAATCTGCGCGAGTTGCTCCCGGGCACGCCAGACCCGGCTCTTCACCGTGCCGATGCGGCAGTTCATGACGGTCGCCGCCTCCTCGTAGCTGAGGTTCTCGATCGCCACGAGGATCAACGCCTGCCGCATCGGCAGGGGAAGCTTGGCGAGCGCGGTCTGCGCATCCATCAGATCGACATGGCCCGATTGCTCGGGTGCCGCGGCGAGCCGCTCGGCATAATCGCCGTCGCTGTCGGCGACCTCGCGCACCTCCTTGCGGTGGCGCGAGTAGAAGGCGTTGCGCATGATCGTGAACAGCCACGCGCCGAGGTTGGTGCCGACGGTGAAACGCGCACGGCTGCGCCACGCCCGCAGGAACGTATCCTGCACGAGGTCGTCGGCGGCCGACGGGTTCTTCGTCAGCGACATGGCGAAGTTGTAGAGGCGCGGCGTCATCTCGATGATGGCGGACCGGAACGATTCCTCGTCCTTCCCTTCCTGGGCGACGAGGACGGTCTCCAGCCTGGCCAGCAAGGCGTCGAAGCGACCGGCTTCGACACCCGGATTCCCCGGCATCTGCGCATAGGCATCGGCGAGAAGCGCTCCGAGGCGTTGCTGGACAGCAGCAGGGAGCGTCGGCACCTCGTCATCGGGGTGCAAGGCGAAGTCGTCGAGGGTCGTCTTTGGCATCAGGTCCTGTGGCTGGTCACGGACGCGCGCGTGGGTTCGTGCCCCAACGCCGGACTTGTCTCGCGATTTGCCGTCCCCTGCGCCAACATAGATTATCAGGGCTCGAAAGAGCGTATCGGCGTACAGACGAATAGGCAGGCGGTCCAAATCCAACGGCGCTCGCGGTCGAGCCCGTGTGAAAGCCGGCCTCACGTTCTTTTTTTCCAGTCGCGTCGAACGAGCGGCGGCGATCACGGTTGA
- a CDS encoding RNA polymerase sigma factor (Evidence 2b : Function from indirect experimental evidences (e.g. phenotypes); Product type f : factor) — MPKTTLDDFALHPDDEVPTLPAAVQQRLGALLADAYAQMPGNPGVEAGRFDALLARLETVLVAQEGKDEESFRSAIIEMTPRLYNFAMSLTKNPSAADDLVQDTFLRAWRSRARFTVGTNLGAWLFTIMRNAFYSRHRKEVREVADSDGDYAERLAAAPEQSGHVDLMDAQTALAKLPLPMRQALILVAIENLSYEEAATVMNCRIGTVKSRVWRAREQLAQILGYSAADVGSDSMTLSAVSGSTWMA; from the coding sequence ATGCCAAAGACGACCCTCGACGACTTCGCCTTGCACCCCGATGACGAGGTGCCGACGCTCCCTGCTGCTGTCCAGCAACGCCTCGGAGCGCTTCTCGCCGATGCCTATGCGCAGATGCCGGGGAATCCGGGTGTCGAAGCCGGTCGCTTCGACGCCTTGCTGGCCAGGCTGGAGACCGTCCTCGTCGCCCAGGAAGGGAAGGACGAGGAATCGTTCCGGTCCGCCATCATCGAGATGACGCCGCGCCTCTACAACTTCGCCATGTCGCTGACGAAGAACCCGTCGGCCGCCGACGACCTCGTGCAGGATACGTTCCTGCGGGCGTGGCGCAGCCGTGCGCGTTTCACCGTCGGCACCAACCTCGGCGCGTGGCTGTTCACGATCATGCGCAACGCCTTCTACTCGCGCCACCGCAAGGAGGTGCGCGAGGTCGCCGACAGCGACGGCGATTATGCCGAGCGGCTCGCCGCGGCACCCGAGCAATCGGGCCATGTCGATCTGATGGATGCGCAGACCGCGCTCGCCAAGCTTCCCCTGCCGATGCGGCAGGCGTTGATCCTCGTGGCGATCGAGAACCTCAGCTACGAGGAGGCGGCGACCGTCATGAACTGCCGCATCGGCACGGTGAAGAGCCGGGTCTGGCGTGCCCGGGAGCAACTCGCGCAGATTCTCGGCTACAGCGCCGCCGATGTCGGCTCCGACAGCATGACGCTCTCCGCCGTCAGCGGCTCGACCTGGATGGCCTAA